A single Cyprinus carpio isolate SPL01 chromosome A20, ASM1834038v1, whole genome shotgun sequence DNA region contains:
- the LOC109053124 gene encoding kinesin-like protein KIF26A isoform X1 translates to MRDLQPVLLSGLLPPHVASHSSISPPASWEWPTQCVPVSSSQKLTGQPCGPQSREKMQEMGWNQDGAARVGGKQTCLATVTPLPLHTQHYLEGVWHVTSTSDHLHSLSPTVGKDSSAIVASRSSQASAVTLVSPSVHKPTHNDQPAIPPAPQTSSAASFFLRAAQKLNLSKWKKCQPLPPSPPDPEEPFFYTDGFSAALQLSPPPVPPCFLRAGSKVKDSPGMGKVKVMVRICPAKGSRDISESMSFLKVDGHKKQLTFCEPPTCARSTSATAPKTFTFDAVFTQDASQAEVCSGTVAEVIQSVVNGADGCIFCFGQANLGKSYTMIGRDSSTQSLGVAPCAISWLFKLIEERKEKTGTRFSIRVSAVEICGREEVLRDLLADFSKGTSQESQSAGISLREDPVCGSQLQNQSELRAYSAERAAFFLDAALAARSTSRSDCKEEDRQNSHMLFTLHISQYPMEKSTKAGMSGSHSRLHLLDLGSCESDLSQTRDGGRGQCLSMAALGNVILALANGAKHVPYRDSKLTMLLRESLGNINCRTTMIAHISESLANYAKSLTTVQLASRIHHMRKKKSKYASSSSGRESSCEEGHIRRRPFYPRTVALDPDHPAMLSSDPDYSSSSELSCDTVIYVGPGGTPISDHELSDNEGPPAFVPIIPSLNKKHVKEGPKSDGDHLKCNTFAELQERLECIDGSESTSVFTNEGKGQQTASKSRVERGSEGASVSTRTAKSSLQKSAHLQHGATSEINTTLRQDSEPVVREKVFSRVPIQKPNAFSSLQSLSKASVLNTESSLAARAPPVGMSQQTLRQGELNDSPITDRSHHLSRSPVEVSHLRAALRNRCFDRDVLRTTVTLQQPVELNGEDELVFTVVEELPAGLVPDNGRPSSIISFNTHCSLQALASHSRSVSIISSINDEFDAYTCQMSRSQLNQAATSKSQEEFTAGYATAHSSVNSWFSKTNSCTPSSNKTEGSLSSKGVCKGPVSSSMMDLPGGLHTESFSQQRTNSPLGDSGICFSEQDYDSATNDKLSISKCPLSHDSTKASLGGPKFIRSNRLMASQSAQISFISTLPRKSTQIASSSRSYSHELQRQGSRIDEQWTHSSRGLHSARNSEFNSVSKPPKNGTSGIPSRKTGRNSNSVPRPPKMHISTTSQRVVDGCEKSSIKKGDLSKMPQLKRGATTLGMVSVPRSSNEIKWGNDSLQMTGSLKFSSLGKRANGQKGSMLPRSGSMSPPAPPVRKSSLDQRTRILLSPSALKSVGNDGTRLSSSKASVSEEDFNGRVRGESFSFKSSSLKTASSLRSHIAKGDNVRHFGSLMSLERCESLTSVASKPVPSRENSNVSISSTDKSAKMVSKLGTPCSISIPTATSPPSTSGICKLGQIKPSITSRSIVGNGNKGKALSSTGSKSFSSSTKFLAVSAARNASLPPTGKLPTCSVISSNAKQGRGTIMGTKQAIRAANSRVSELAVGSSKKHLRGSDQSDGNNDARTSSETPLAAPLPSPYSKITPPRHPQRYSSGHGSDNSSVLSGELPPAMGRTALFYHSGDSSGYESMIRDSETTGSASSAHDSMSESGVSRSSRTKASKSPKKRSNGLQRRRLIPAPLPDTSSLGRKVGAAGQWVDLPPLGGTMKEPFEIKVYEIDDVERLQRRKEGLTEGLQYFNARLRMLEKRQQQIREIRAKHEKLKKELEDAKTRLMLDPSKWIGEFDVDPDLDQESQDYLEALAQATGDLEFCVNLCKSRVMMETCFDIAVPAIPGQSGQQEMEV, encoded by the exons AGTCCTACTGTAGGAAAGGACAGTTCTGCAATTGTAGCTTCCAGGTCCAGTCAGGCCAGTGCTGTAACCTTGGTTTCTCCATCAGTGCATAAACCGACCCACAATGACCAGCCAGCCATCCCACCAGCACCCCAAACCAGCTCAGCAGCCTCATTCTTCCTCAG GGCTGCCCAGAAGCTGAACCTCTCCAAATGGAAGAAGTGTCAGCCGCTTCCACCTTCCCCACCTGACCCAGAAGAGCCGTTCTTCTACACTGATGGCTTCAGCGCTGCCTTGCAGCTCTCACCCCCACCTGTACCCCCATGTTTCCTCAGGGCAGGGTCAAAGGTTAAGGACAGCCCCGGCATGGGAAAG GTGAAAGTAATGGTGAGGATATGCCCTGCCAAAGGATCACGAGACATCTCAGAATCCATGTCCTTTCTCAAGGTAGACGGCCATAAGAAACAGCTGACCTTTTGTGAGCCACCCACCTGTGCACGCTCCACCTCTGCCACCGCCCCAAAGACGTTTACCTTTGATGCTGTCTTTACCCAGGATGCTTCACAG GCGGAGGTGTGCTCAGGGACAGTGGCAGAGGTTATCCAGTCTGTGGTCAATGGGGCAGATGGCTGCATCTTCTGTTTTGGTCAAGCCAACCTCG GCAAAAGCTACACCATGATTGGCAGGGACAGCTCTACGCAGAGCTTGGGTGTGGCACCCTGTGCTATCTCCTGGCTCTTCAAACTCATCgaggaaaggaaagagaagaCTGGCACACGATTCTCCATACGCGTGTCTGCTGTGGAAATCTGTGGCAGGGAGGAGGTGCTGAGAGACCTGTTGGCTGACTTTTCCAAAGGGACTTCCCAGGAGAGTCAGAGTGCAGGAATTTCCCTGAGAGAGGATCCGGTCTGTGGATCACAG CTGCAGAACCAGAGCGAGTTGCGGGCGTACTCTGCAGAGAGAGCGGCGTTTTTCCTGGATGCAGCTCTGGCAGCACGCAGCACCAGCAGATCTGACTGTAAGGAAGAGGACCGGCAGAATTCTCACATGCTCTTCACCCTACACATTTCCCAGTACCCTATGGAGAAGAGTACCAAAGCAGGAA TGTCTGGGAGTCATAGCCGTCTGCATCTTCTGGACTTGGGCAGTTGTGAGTCTGATTTGAGTCAAACACGAGATGGAGGGAGAGGCCAATGTCTGTCAATGGCTGCCCTTGGAAATGTCATCCTAGCCTTGGCCAATGGAGCCAAGCATGTGCCATACAG AGACAGCAAGCTTACCATGCTGCTGAGGGAATCGCTGGGCAACATCAACTGTAGAACCACCATGATCGCCCACATCTCTGAGTCACTAGCCAATTATGCCAAATCTCTCACCACTGTGCAGCTTGCTTCCCGTATTCACCACATGAGAAAGAAGAAATCCAAG TATGCATCAAGTTCCTCTGGAAGGGAGAGCTCCTGTGAAGAGGGACACATCAGACGGAGACCCTTCTACCCTCGGACTGTGGCTCTTGACCCAGACCACCCTGCAATGTTATCCAGTGACCCAGATTACTCCTCCAGCAGTGAGCTTTCATGTGATACAGTGATCTATGTGGGGCCTGGTGGGACTCCTATTTCTGATCATGAACTCAGTGACAATGAAGGCCCACCAGCATTTGTTCCTATCATTCCCTCCCTGAACAAGAAGCATGTAAAAGAGGGACCTAAGTCTGATGGGGACCACCTCAAATGTAACACCTTTGCAGAGTTACAAGAACGGCTTGAATGTATTGATGGCAGTGAGAGCACATCTGTTTTCACCAATGAAGGAAAAGGCCAACAGACAGCCTCCAAAAGTAGAGTGGAAAGAGGGTCAGAAGGGGCTTCTGTATCAACCAGGACTGCCAAGTCCTCTCTTCAGAAGTCTGCACACCTGCAACATGGGGCCACATCTGAAATTAACACAACTTTAAGGCAAGATTCAGAGCCTGTTGTTAGAGAGAAAGTCTTTAGTAGAGTACCTATACAAAAACCCAATGCCTTTTCATCCTTGCAGAGCCTCTCAAAGGCTTCTGTTTTGAATACTGAGTCGAGTTTAGCCGCACGGGCACCTCCAGTAGGTATGAGTCAACAAACCCTAAGGCAGGGAGAACTCAATGACTCCCCAATTACTGACAGATCCCATCACCTCAGTAGAAGTCCTGTGGAGGTGAGTCACCTACGTGCTGCTCTGAGGAACAGGTGCTTCGACAGGGATGTTTTAAGGACTACAGTTACACTGCAGCAACCTGTGGAGCTCAATGGAGAGGATGAGCTGGTGTTTACAGTGGTCGAAGAGCTACCTGCTGGTCTGGTTCCAGACAATGGGAGACCATCCAGCATCATTAGCTTTAACACACACTGTTCTTTGCAGGCTCTGGCATCTCACTCACGGTCTGTTAGCATTATCAGCAGCATCAATGATGAGTTTGATGCATACACATGCCAGATGAGCAGGTCCCAGCTGAACCAAGCTGCTACTTCTAAGTCACAGGAGGAATTTACAGCTGGATATGCAACTGCACATTCTTCAGTCAACTCCTGGTTTAGCAAGACAAATAGTTGTACCCCAAGTAGTAATAAGACTGAAGGGAGCCTCTCATCAAAGGGAGTGTGCAAGGGACCAGTCAGCAGCTCCATGATGGATTTACCTGGTGGTTTACACACAGAGTCTTTCTCCCAGCAAAGAACAAATAGTCCATTGGGTGACAGTGGAATTTGCTTTTCAGAACAAGACTATGATTCTGCAACCAATGACAAACTGTCCATATCTAAGTGCCCTCTATCTCATGACAGTACCAAAGCATCCCTTGGTGGTCCAAAGTTTATAAGATCTAATAGACTCATGGCCTCACAGTCTGCCCAAATCTCATTCATTTCTACACTCCCTCGAAAAAGCACCCAAATTGCATCTTCTAGCAGAAGCTACAGCCATGAGCTACAACGCCAAGGTAGTAGAATAGATGAACAATGGACCCACTCTAGTAGGGGGCTACACTCAGCTAGGAATTCTGAGTTTAACTCTGTTAGTAAACCACCAAAAAATGGCACAAGTGGGATTCCGTCTAGAAAGACAGGCAGGAATAGCAACAGTGTACCTCGCCCTCCTAAAATGCATATATCAACCACATCTCAAAGGGTTGTGGATGGCTGTGAGAAGTCGAGCATTAAGAAAGGGGACCTGAGCAAGATGCCTCAGCTCAAGAGAGGAGCCACCACTCTCGGCATGGTATCAGTGCCCCGTAGTTCAAATGAGATAAAATGGGGTAATGATTCCTTGCAAATGACTGGTAGCCTGAAATTCTCATCCTTAGGAAAGAGAGCTAATGGACAGAAGGGTAGTATGCTCCCTAGGTCTGGAAGCATGTCCCCCCCTGCTCCACCTGTCCGAAAGTCAAGTCTCGACCAGAGAACACGGATTTTGTTGTCTCCAAGTGCCTTAAAGTCTGTAGGTAATGATGGAACAAGATTGTCTTCCTCCAAAGCATCGGTTTCTGAGGAGGACTTTAATGGTCGAGTTAGAGGGGAATCCTTTAGCTTTAAGTCATCCAGCCTGAAGACAGCTTCTAGTCTCAGATCTCATATAGCTAAAGGAGACAATGTAAGGCATTTTGGTAGTCTTATGTCCCTTGAAAGGTGTGAGAGTTTAACCTCAGTGGCTTCCAAACCAGTACCCTCAAGGGAAAACAGTAATGTCAGTATCAGTAGCACTGACAAATCTGCTAAAATGGTGTCAAAACTTGGGACTCCCTGTTCAATATCTATTCCAACCGCCACTTCCCCTCCATCTACTAGTGGAATTTGTAAGCTTGGACAGATAAAACCAAGTATAACTTCTAGATCCATTGTTGGGAATGGCAACAAAGGAAAGGCCTTGTCGAGTACTGGTTCAAAGTCTTTTAGCTCCTCCACCAAGTTCCTTGCTGTGTCAGCTGCTCGGAATGCTAGTCTACCTCCAACTGGAAAACTCCCAACTTGCTCTGTCATAAGCTCCAATGCTAAACAAGGAAGGGGCACTATTATGGGCACAAAGCAAGCAATTCGTGCAGCCAACAGTCGGGTCAGTGAATTAGCAGTTGGAAGCTCCAAGAAACACCTCAGGGGCTCTGACCAATCAGATGGCAACAATGATGCCAGAACTTCCAGCGAGACACCACTGGCTGCTCCTTTGCCTTCTCCTTACAGCAAAATCACGCCCCCTCGCCATCCTCAGCGCTACAGTAGTGGCCACGGTAGTGACAACAGCAGTGTACTTAGTGGTGAACTGCCCCCTGCCATGGGGCGCACTGCACTTTTTTATCACAGTGGAGACAGCAGTGGTTATGAGAGCATGATCAGGGACAGTGAAACTACAGGCAGTGCATCTTCTGCCCATGATTCCATGAGTGAGAGTGGAGTGTCCAGGTCTAGTCGAACAAAGGCCTCAAAATCTCCCAAAAAGAGATCCAATG GCCTGCAGCGACGCCGTCTGATTCCTGCTCCTCTGCCAGACACCTCTTCTCTGGGCAGGAAGGTTGGTGCAGCAGGCCAGTGGGTCGATCTACCTCCACTGGGGGGTACTATGAAGGAGCCCTTTGAGATCAAAGTGTACGAGATTGATGATGTGGAACGCCTTCAGAGACGCAAAGAAGGGTTGACAGAG GGTTTGCAGTACTTCAACGCCCGCCTTAGGATGTTGGAGAAGAGGCAGCAGCAGATCAGGGAGATAAGAGCCAAGCATGAGAAGCTGAAAAAAGAGTTGGAGGATGCCAAGACTCGTCTCATGCTAGACCCCAGTAAATGGATAGGAGAAT TTGATGTGgacccagatctggaccaggagTCACAGGACTACCTGGAGGCTCTGGCTCAGGCCACAGGAGACCTGGAGTTTTGTGTCAACCTATGCAAGTCTCGTGTGATGATGGAGACCTGCTTTGATATCGCAGTGCCCGCGATCCCAGGACAGAgtggacaacaggagatggaggTCTAA
- the LOC109053124 gene encoding kinesin-like protein KIF26A isoform X2 produces the protein MDWRELAAQKLNLSKWKKCQPLPPSPPDPEEPFFYTDGFSAALQLSPPPVPPCFLRAGSKVKDSPGMGKVKVMVRICPAKGSRDISESMSFLKVDGHKKQLTFCEPPTCARSTSATAPKTFTFDAVFTQDASQAEVCSGTVAEVIQSVVNGADGCIFCFGQANLGKSYTMIGRDSSTQSLGVAPCAISWLFKLIEERKEKTGTRFSIRVSAVEICGREEVLRDLLADFSKGTSQESQSAGISLREDPVCGSQLQNQSELRAYSAERAAFFLDAALAARSTSRSDCKEEDRQNSHMLFTLHISQYPMEKSTKAGMSGSHSRLHLLDLGSCESDLSQTRDGGRGQCLSMAALGNVILALANGAKHVPYRDSKLTMLLRESLGNINCRTTMIAHISESLANYAKSLTTVQLASRIHHMRKKKSKYASSSSGRESSCEEGHIRRRPFYPRTVALDPDHPAMLSSDPDYSSSSELSCDTVIYVGPGGTPISDHELSDNEGPPAFVPIIPSLNKKHVKEGPKSDGDHLKCNTFAELQERLECIDGSESTSVFTNEGKGQQTASKSRVERGSEGASVSTRTAKSSLQKSAHLQHGATSEINTTLRQDSEPVVREKVFSRVPIQKPNAFSSLQSLSKASVLNTESSLAARAPPVGMSQQTLRQGELNDSPITDRSHHLSRSPVEVSHLRAALRNRCFDRDVLRTTVTLQQPVELNGEDELVFTVVEELPAGLVPDNGRPSSIISFNTHCSLQALASHSRSVSIISSINDEFDAYTCQMSRSQLNQAATSKSQEEFTAGYATAHSSVNSWFSKTNSCTPSSNKTEGSLSSKGVCKGPVSSSMMDLPGGLHTESFSQQRTNSPLGDSGICFSEQDYDSATNDKLSISKCPLSHDSTKASLGGPKFIRSNRLMASQSAQISFISTLPRKSTQIASSSRSYSHELQRQGSRIDEQWTHSSRGLHSARNSEFNSVSKPPKNGTSGIPSRKTGRNSNSVPRPPKMHISTTSQRVVDGCEKSSIKKGDLSKMPQLKRGATTLGMVSVPRSSNEIKWGNDSLQMTGSLKFSSLGKRANGQKGSMLPRSGSMSPPAPPVRKSSLDQRTRILLSPSALKSVGNDGTRLSSSKASVSEEDFNGRVRGESFSFKSSSLKTASSLRSHIAKGDNVRHFGSLMSLERCESLTSVASKPVPSRENSNVSISSTDKSAKMVSKLGTPCSISIPTATSPPSTSGICKLGQIKPSITSRSIVGNGNKGKALSSTGSKSFSSSTKFLAVSAARNASLPPTGKLPTCSVISSNAKQGRGTIMGTKQAIRAANSRVSELAVGSSKKHLRGSDQSDGNNDARTSSETPLAAPLPSPYSKITPPRHPQRYSSGHGSDNSSVLSGELPPAMGRTALFYHSGDSSGYESMIRDSETTGSASSAHDSMSESGVSRSSRTKASKSPKKRSNGLQRRRLIPAPLPDTSSLGRKVGAAGQWVDLPPLGGTMKEPFEIKVYEIDDVERLQRRKEGLTEGLQYFNARLRMLEKRQQQIREIRAKHEKLKKELEDAKTRLMLDPSKWIGEFDVDPDLDQESQDYLEALAQATGDLEFCVNLCKSRVMMETCFDIAVPAIPGQSGQQEMEV, from the exons ATGGATTGGAGAGAACT GGCTGCCCAGAAGCTGAACCTCTCCAAATGGAAGAAGTGTCAGCCGCTTCCACCTTCCCCACCTGACCCAGAAGAGCCGTTCTTCTACACTGATGGCTTCAGCGCTGCCTTGCAGCTCTCACCCCCACCTGTACCCCCATGTTTCCTCAGGGCAGGGTCAAAGGTTAAGGACAGCCCCGGCATGGGAAAG GTGAAAGTAATGGTGAGGATATGCCCTGCCAAAGGATCACGAGACATCTCAGAATCCATGTCCTTTCTCAAGGTAGACGGCCATAAGAAACAGCTGACCTTTTGTGAGCCACCCACCTGTGCACGCTCCACCTCTGCCACCGCCCCAAAGACGTTTACCTTTGATGCTGTCTTTACCCAGGATGCTTCACAG GCGGAGGTGTGCTCAGGGACAGTGGCAGAGGTTATCCAGTCTGTGGTCAATGGGGCAGATGGCTGCATCTTCTGTTTTGGTCAAGCCAACCTCG GCAAAAGCTACACCATGATTGGCAGGGACAGCTCTACGCAGAGCTTGGGTGTGGCACCCTGTGCTATCTCCTGGCTCTTCAAACTCATCgaggaaaggaaagagaagaCTGGCACACGATTCTCCATACGCGTGTCTGCTGTGGAAATCTGTGGCAGGGAGGAGGTGCTGAGAGACCTGTTGGCTGACTTTTCCAAAGGGACTTCCCAGGAGAGTCAGAGTGCAGGAATTTCCCTGAGAGAGGATCCGGTCTGTGGATCACAG CTGCAGAACCAGAGCGAGTTGCGGGCGTACTCTGCAGAGAGAGCGGCGTTTTTCCTGGATGCAGCTCTGGCAGCACGCAGCACCAGCAGATCTGACTGTAAGGAAGAGGACCGGCAGAATTCTCACATGCTCTTCACCCTACACATTTCCCAGTACCCTATGGAGAAGAGTACCAAAGCAGGAA TGTCTGGGAGTCATAGCCGTCTGCATCTTCTGGACTTGGGCAGTTGTGAGTCTGATTTGAGTCAAACACGAGATGGAGGGAGAGGCCAATGTCTGTCAATGGCTGCCCTTGGAAATGTCATCCTAGCCTTGGCCAATGGAGCCAAGCATGTGCCATACAG AGACAGCAAGCTTACCATGCTGCTGAGGGAATCGCTGGGCAACATCAACTGTAGAACCACCATGATCGCCCACATCTCTGAGTCACTAGCCAATTATGCCAAATCTCTCACCACTGTGCAGCTTGCTTCCCGTATTCACCACATGAGAAAGAAGAAATCCAAG TATGCATCAAGTTCCTCTGGAAGGGAGAGCTCCTGTGAAGAGGGACACATCAGACGGAGACCCTTCTACCCTCGGACTGTGGCTCTTGACCCAGACCACCCTGCAATGTTATCCAGTGACCCAGATTACTCCTCCAGCAGTGAGCTTTCATGTGATACAGTGATCTATGTGGGGCCTGGTGGGACTCCTATTTCTGATCATGAACTCAGTGACAATGAAGGCCCACCAGCATTTGTTCCTATCATTCCCTCCCTGAACAAGAAGCATGTAAAAGAGGGACCTAAGTCTGATGGGGACCACCTCAAATGTAACACCTTTGCAGAGTTACAAGAACGGCTTGAATGTATTGATGGCAGTGAGAGCACATCTGTTTTCACCAATGAAGGAAAAGGCCAACAGACAGCCTCCAAAAGTAGAGTGGAAAGAGGGTCAGAAGGGGCTTCTGTATCAACCAGGACTGCCAAGTCCTCTCTTCAGAAGTCTGCACACCTGCAACATGGGGCCACATCTGAAATTAACACAACTTTAAGGCAAGATTCAGAGCCTGTTGTTAGAGAGAAAGTCTTTAGTAGAGTACCTATACAAAAACCCAATGCCTTTTCATCCTTGCAGAGCCTCTCAAAGGCTTCTGTTTTGAATACTGAGTCGAGTTTAGCCGCACGGGCACCTCCAGTAGGTATGAGTCAACAAACCCTAAGGCAGGGAGAACTCAATGACTCCCCAATTACTGACAGATCCCATCACCTCAGTAGAAGTCCTGTGGAGGTGAGTCACCTACGTGCTGCTCTGAGGAACAGGTGCTTCGACAGGGATGTTTTAAGGACTACAGTTACACTGCAGCAACCTGTGGAGCTCAATGGAGAGGATGAGCTGGTGTTTACAGTGGTCGAAGAGCTACCTGCTGGTCTGGTTCCAGACAATGGGAGACCATCCAGCATCATTAGCTTTAACACACACTGTTCTTTGCAGGCTCTGGCATCTCACTCACGGTCTGTTAGCATTATCAGCAGCATCAATGATGAGTTTGATGCATACACATGCCAGATGAGCAGGTCCCAGCTGAACCAAGCTGCTACTTCTAAGTCACAGGAGGAATTTACAGCTGGATATGCAACTGCACATTCTTCAGTCAACTCCTGGTTTAGCAAGACAAATAGTTGTACCCCAAGTAGTAATAAGACTGAAGGGAGCCTCTCATCAAAGGGAGTGTGCAAGGGACCAGTCAGCAGCTCCATGATGGATTTACCTGGTGGTTTACACACAGAGTCTTTCTCCCAGCAAAGAACAAATAGTCCATTGGGTGACAGTGGAATTTGCTTTTCAGAACAAGACTATGATTCTGCAACCAATGACAAACTGTCCATATCTAAGTGCCCTCTATCTCATGACAGTACCAAAGCATCCCTTGGTGGTCCAAAGTTTATAAGATCTAATAGACTCATGGCCTCACAGTCTGCCCAAATCTCATTCATTTCTACACTCCCTCGAAAAAGCACCCAAATTGCATCTTCTAGCAGAAGCTACAGCCATGAGCTACAACGCCAAGGTAGTAGAATAGATGAACAATGGACCCACTCTAGTAGGGGGCTACACTCAGCTAGGAATTCTGAGTTTAACTCTGTTAGTAAACCACCAAAAAATGGCACAAGTGGGATTCCGTCTAGAAAGACAGGCAGGAATAGCAACAGTGTACCTCGCCCTCCTAAAATGCATATATCAACCACATCTCAAAGGGTTGTGGATGGCTGTGAGAAGTCGAGCATTAAGAAAGGGGACCTGAGCAAGATGCCTCAGCTCAAGAGAGGAGCCACCACTCTCGGCATGGTATCAGTGCCCCGTAGTTCAAATGAGATAAAATGGGGTAATGATTCCTTGCAAATGACTGGTAGCCTGAAATTCTCATCCTTAGGAAAGAGAGCTAATGGACAGAAGGGTAGTATGCTCCCTAGGTCTGGAAGCATGTCCCCCCCTGCTCCACCTGTCCGAAAGTCAAGTCTCGACCAGAGAACACGGATTTTGTTGTCTCCAAGTGCCTTAAAGTCTGTAGGTAATGATGGAACAAGATTGTCTTCCTCCAAAGCATCGGTTTCTGAGGAGGACTTTAATGGTCGAGTTAGAGGGGAATCCTTTAGCTTTAAGTCATCCAGCCTGAAGACAGCTTCTAGTCTCAGATCTCATATAGCTAAAGGAGACAATGTAAGGCATTTTGGTAGTCTTATGTCCCTTGAAAGGTGTGAGAGTTTAACCTCAGTGGCTTCCAAACCAGTACCCTCAAGGGAAAACAGTAATGTCAGTATCAGTAGCACTGACAAATCTGCTAAAATGGTGTCAAAACTTGGGACTCCCTGTTCAATATCTATTCCAACCGCCACTTCCCCTCCATCTACTAGTGGAATTTGTAAGCTTGGACAGATAAAACCAAGTATAACTTCTAGATCCATTGTTGGGAATGGCAACAAAGGAAAGGCCTTGTCGAGTACTGGTTCAAAGTCTTTTAGCTCCTCCACCAAGTTCCTTGCTGTGTCAGCTGCTCGGAATGCTAGTCTACCTCCAACTGGAAAACTCCCAACTTGCTCTGTCATAAGCTCCAATGCTAAACAAGGAAGGGGCACTATTATGGGCACAAAGCAAGCAATTCGTGCAGCCAACAGTCGGGTCAGTGAATTAGCAGTTGGAAGCTCCAAGAAACACCTCAGGGGCTCTGACCAATCAGATGGCAACAATGATGCCAGAACTTCCAGCGAGACACCACTGGCTGCTCCTTTGCCTTCTCCTTACAGCAAAATCACGCCCCCTCGCCATCCTCAGCGCTACAGTAGTGGCCACGGTAGTGACAACAGCAGTGTACTTAGTGGTGAACTGCCCCCTGCCATGGGGCGCACTGCACTTTTTTATCACAGTGGAGACAGCAGTGGTTATGAGAGCATGATCAGGGACAGTGAAACTACAGGCAGTGCATCTTCTGCCCATGATTCCATGAGTGAGAGTGGAGTGTCCAGGTCTAGTCGAACAAAGGCCTCAAAATCTCCCAAAAAGAGATCCAATG GCCTGCAGCGACGCCGTCTGATTCCTGCTCCTCTGCCAGACACCTCTTCTCTGGGCAGGAAGGTTGGTGCAGCAGGCCAGTGGGTCGATCTACCTCCACTGGGGGGTACTATGAAGGAGCCCTTTGAGATCAAAGTGTACGAGATTGATGATGTGGAACGCCTTCAGAGACGCAAAGAAGGGTTGACAGAG GGTTTGCAGTACTTCAACGCCCGCCTTAGGATGTTGGAGAAGAGGCAGCAGCAGATCAGGGAGATAAGAGCCAAGCATGAGAAGCTGAAAAAAGAGTTGGAGGATGCCAAGACTCGTCTCATGCTAGACCCCAGTAAATGGATAGGAGAAT TTGATGTGgacccagatctggaccaggagTCACAGGACTACCTGGAGGCTCTGGCTCAGGCCACAGGAGACCTGGAGTTTTGTGTCAACCTATGCAAGTCTCGTGTGATGATGGAGACCTGCTTTGATATCGCAGTGCCCGCGATCCCAGGACAGAgtggacaacaggagatggaggTCTAA